atctactgatggacacttgagttgctccCATaccttggccattgtaaataatgctgcagttaaCATGgagggtacatatatctttttgacttagtattttcattttatttgaataaatacccagcaTTGAGATGgctgaatcacatggtatttctacttttagttttttgaggaactttcttttttttattcatttatttatttttgtctttttatctttttttattggagttcaatttgggaacatatagcataacacccagtgctcatcccaagtgccccccgcAGTGCCTGtaatccagtcaccccatccccctgcccacctccctttccactaccccttgttcatttcccagagttaggtgtctctcatgttttgtcaccctcactgatattttcactcattttctctcctttcccctttattccctttcaccaagTTTTAAAGCAATGTCTgtaaatatgcagggaataatccctatcttttggtatcagttaaaaGCTGATTGTGACACAGTATGtcatctgttctggagaatgttccatgtgcacttgagaaaaaagggtattctgctgctttaggatgaaatgctctgaatatatctgctaAGTCTATCTGGTGCAGTGTGTCATTGAAAGCCCTTGTTTCCTCATTGATATTTTAGATAAATTATCtatccattgctgtgagtggggtgttaaagtcccctagtgttattgtattattatcaatgctgttctttaattttgttatcaatgtttttatataattGGTTGCTCCCATGtcaggggcataaatatttacagttgttaggtcttgttggatagaccatttaagtatgatgtagtatccctcttcatctcttagtacagtctttgATTTAAgatctactttgtctgatataaggattgctacccctgctttcttttaacttccattagcatgataaaggAGACTccactccctcactttcaatctggagagGTCTTTGGGGCTTAAAcgaatctcttgtagacaacatatggatgggtcttattttttatccaatctgatacacTGTGatttttgattggagcatttagtccattttcaTTAAGACTgatattgaaagatatgaatttaatgccattgtgttacctgtaaagtcactgcttctgtagattgtctctgttcctttctggtctttgttacatttgggctctctcttcacgcaaaggatcccctttaatatttcttgccgTAGTGATTTAGTGATCAccaattcttttcatttctatttgtcctgaaagctctttatctctccttctattctggaTAACATATTTTTGgctgcttatttttctcatttagcaccttgaatatatcatgccagtcctttctggcttgccaggtctccgtggataggtctgctgccagccttattTCTACCCCTTATAGGTTAAGGGCCTCTTATCTCAAactgttttcaggattttctctttatctctgaaatttgcaagcttcactattatgtgggttgttgacctatttttaatgactttgagaggtctcctggacttgaatgcttATTCCCTTcaccagatttgggaagttctcagctatcaTTTGTTCATATAAACTTTCTAcccctctctttcttcatcttctgtgacccttattattcaaatattattgcATTTTAAGGTATCCCTGTTTTTTCAAAGCCTCTCTTCATGATccagcatttgtttttctgtcttttcctcagATTCCTtactttccatcattttgtcttatAGCACCGTTCTAGCCAAAAAAAGCCATCATACTTGTGCACACAGAGGCTAGAGTTTATCAGCTTGGTGGTTATCAGCCATCTTCACTTGACTCAGTTCCCTACTCTCCTTTGTCCCAGAAAAGCCATCACAGAGGCTTGAATCTATTGTGACAGACAGCAAAGAGTGATGGCTAGGTTATCTGCTACCTGCTCCAGTATCTATGCTCTGCTCAGTCAGTCCCAGAAAGAAACTAGATTATTTCTGATAGAGATCTCCACCATATATCTTATGCATTCTGTGCTGTAGCCACACTGAAAGTGTAAGTACAGAtaatcatgtataaataaattgaTGATTATAGATGCTCATATAGATACTCTATATGAATATATCTGTTTGCTTTTGGAAATCAAAGATACATCTTCAGGCTTATTAAGTGAGAGATACTttcttgtttataattttttttaccaagtGATTTctctcatatttggaatttaagaaatgaattagATGAACTtaggggaaggggggaaaagagagggaggcaaatcataagagacttaactatagagaacaaactgagggttgagggaggggaggtgggtagggggatgggctaaatgggtgatgtgTATTAAAGAAGGCACTTGTTTTGTTGAGCACTGGATGTTAAATGGAAGTGATGAATGGCttaattctactcctgaaaccaatattacactatatgttaactaactagaatttaaatacaaacttgaaattaaaaaaaaaatcttggttatAATTTAAGTTCTCTATCTCTGTGCAACAGCTAGTACTACTATCTGATTTTCATCTCACTCTTAGTGTTGTGCCTTACTCCTGACCACATGATAAGATTTTAATCAATTTGGTGATACTACTCTTATTCCTGATATGACTTTTTTCAAagtgttatctttttatttagtttaaGAACCTTGTATACCTTGAATGCCTATAAACTTCCCATTTGTTTTATAGCCAGATTGTTTGTAACTGTTTTAGTATATTCCATTATTATCTTGAATGTGAGTGAGTTTAACAAACAGTCAAATTACATCATCCTTTTGTTTCTGTCAGGCTTTAGTCTTTGTCACTAATTATAATAATAGCActgtatgaataaaatatatgatacatgCTATTGAAGACcagagccattaaaaataatagttataaCCTTTCAATATTTACTGACACTTGGCTTGGGATAGAAAATTTATAGTTATCTTTCTAGTATTTGCTATAAAAATTAAGGTAAACGCTATCAAGATCTCATGTCTTTTGCATTATGTGTACACCACTAAATGCTATCATGTTATCAAAAGCAACATaatgactttatatatttataagaatatgagctcctttcttagaaataaatctgtgagggctatatagtaaaaaaaacaaaacttcattgTCACAGATAGCATACCTTATTGAATACTTTTCAGAAtgtatttaaagtttttcttttataaatgccTAAAGATTATTcatatgcaattaaaaaaatatcttaaggaTTCTATATGTCCTTAAAGGAAATTTTATGAAAAGACATATCTCCTTCTTTCTAAAAAGTCAGTATCAATCTCTAAGTGGAAACTACCACCCAGCATTCTTCGACTCTTTCTCAAGTATGATTTTGTGTTTGGTgctaaaatgtaagaaaaatgtcCTTAGGACCTCGAGGAAATGATAGAAGGGggtcttctgtttttaaaattaagtcattttttatttttgttttatttctgcctATTTACCTGACATGTCAATCCAAAGAAATTTTTTGTCTCTAAACATGGAGATTGTATAAATTATAGGTATTACATTCCAGGAAATAATAAATTGCTAGTATTTatagaagcaaaatgaaaaaaaaatatagatctCTGGTATCCAAACTTTGTTAAGCAAGTTTTATTTTGGGCAGATAATGCGAGTGAATTCCTATCAATAAGCTATCTCCTAAAGAATAAGCTCTTTGAATCTTAACAGCATAGAAATATAAGTTAAATgaccatatttcattttttatatcttaATAAGCTCAAGAGGACACCTTCTTGAGCAAAGAATTTAGGAACATGACCTCCTTTTGAAATATCAAATAACAATAATCTTTCGAAGGAAAAtggtattttttcctttgcatagATTTGTTTTGTAATGTGAATGTCAAAGTaaaactttatgatttttttcattattcttgttcatgttttattcttctttttctatcagTTTCCAGAATTCAACTTGTAAGATATCTGAGTGATGACAAGATTGTAAGATTTAAAGAGGTATCTCCAAGGCTCAGTGACAatcaaaaatcacagaaaaagttaaaggaaaagCACAGCCACAGCCTTTCTCCAAACCCAAACACATTCATGGATAATAAGCATCACAGAAATACCAGGCACAAAATTTCCATATGTAAAATTCGTTGCAGGGACTATAGATTCTCACAAAGTTTTCAGAGTTCCCAGTCTCAAATGAATCCTATTCCTCTTCTAAAGGCTGAGGATTATACCTCTGAAGTCTTAACACCTGCCTGCCATCCTGTATCCATGATCCCTTGGCCTGCTGCACACCCCAAGACTCAGAGAAATACCACATATTCTTTGGATACTGGAGCTCCTATATGTTCCAAATGTTCCATGGAAATCAATAATTCTCCCTTTCATAAATGTCTTGTAAATTCTGATGATGATTCAGACCCTGACTCTAGTTTACATCTCCAAATTCCCTTGGATTCTAAATATTCTCTGAGCCCCAAATCTCTTAGACATCATAAGACTTCTCGGAATAGCCCTTTATCACGATCCCTGGATCCTAAGCATCCTGTGGGCATCCATTGTCCTTTACACCGAGAGGATTCTAAGTATTCCTTGGGCTCAACTTCTTATTTACATTGTGAAAGTTGCTCAGCTTTTCAAAATCTCATAGGCTCTACTGTTACCAGTACCTTTCCCATGAATCCTCAAAATAACATGGGCCACCATTGTACCCCTGGCTCAAACAATGATATCAACACCAGCAATGTTCCTGGCCTTGAAAATGAAGGCAAGTTTAACCTTCATGCTAGCCTTGAAAGTGAAGGCAAGTTTAACCTTACTGCTAAACTTGAAAATGAGGCCAATCCTGACAGTGAAACTAAATTGATCAGTGCTAGAAATCTCAAAGATAAGGCCAATGCCAAAGAGAAGCTTCTTCTCAAAGATGAGATAGACCATGAAGATAAGACAGACTCTGAAGATGAAAAGGATCCTGAAGATGAAACAGACTCTGAGGATGACAACAACACCAAAGATAAGAAAGATCCCAAAGATAAGTCTGACCCTGATGACAGTGATCCCAAAGATAGCAATGCTGGAAATGATGCAGAAAGAAACAATGGATCTGATCCTAGTGGTGGTGCTGACCCTCCAAATGGAGCTGATTCTAATAGTGATGGTGGTTCTAACAATGGAACTGACTCTAACGGCAAACCTGACTCTAACATTGATAATGCCAATAACAATGATGCTAACTCCAAATATAGCGTTGATTCTGATGGGGAAAAACACACCAATAATTCAGACAATACCTCTGGCCTAGACAGTGGTGTTGATGAGGACTGTACTGCTAACTCCATCAATGGCACTAATACAAACTATACCTCTGAGCTCCAAAATGGAACTGGCCTGGACTACTCTTCTGATTCCAATAATGGTGCTGGCCCCAACAATAGACTTGGCTCTAAAATCAATAGATCTGGTCTCCAAAACAATGGCCCTGACCCCCAAAATTTCAGATCAGGCCCCAACATCCCAGAACCCATCAACAATGGTTCTGGCCCCAACATCAGTTGTCCTGCTTCCAACAACAATAGTCTCAGCCCCAATAACAATGTTCCTGGTCTTAAAATAGACTCTGACTCTAACTATAATGTCAGGCCTAGTAATGCTATAAGCCACAATATTGCTGTTAGTTCTAACAAGTATGCTGACTCCATGTGTGATACAAAACCCACCATTGTTACTGACCACAATTATGGAGCTGTCCCTAACTGTAATTCAGATCTTGACTGTATCTCAAGATTTACCCATGCAATAGGCTCTAGCCTTCTATTCAAGTCCAACTATAATGCCAGAAACAGTTATGCTGTCAGACCCAGCTCTACAGTTACCACTGTCAATGTCACTGACACTAGTTATACAACTAGTTGTAGTGGTGCTATTAGCCCTAGCTATACTGCTGGCACCAGCTGTAAATCAGGCACTAACTATGACCCTAGGTTAACTCATGTCTTTGTATCCAACTTTGTATCCAACCCCAATTATGATGCCacaaatattcataatttatataattctaCTAATACTATAAATATTAACAATCTCTCTGAGCCTGAATTGGAAATCAGTACCAGTTCCTACATTGCTAAAATTGTTCATGGTAACTCCCCCACTTTTGCTGCTAGCACAAACTATACTTCCACTCCTGAAAATTTGACCACCTCTGAATTTTCTGACCTATCTAAGCTTGGTATAAACTCTACAGTTTTTGATAACCACAAATTTGGTGCCGGCCTCAATGACTTTGCTGGCTCTGTGGATTCTGCTAGCCTTAAGCATATCACTGAATCCAAGGATGTCCTTGATGCCAAGGAATCTGGCTTTATAAAAGATTTCTCCAGGGTCCAGAATCCCATTGGTACCAAGGATCCTACCAACTTAAACTTTTACTCCAATTCAAGTATTCTACTCCCTAGTTTTGACATTATAATAGAAGCTGAACCACCAAATGTTGTGAAGTTTGCTCTATCATCAGGTGCTGTGAATCAATTTTTTAAGGTAAGTTTATATAAATGTAGActttaaatatcttctccatttcttATAATTCAGAGTGTTAGGTCACTGAACAGGACCAAATaacttctttgtaaaaatttacTTGAATATGCAAACCATGGAAGAGAGGAGACAAGATGTCCAGTATTACTTCTTTTTTGACCCCAGCAGCTTGCAACAAGGTTTTCCATTTGAAAGATTCATCTGCCATACAgctgataaatagaaaaatggcaTTTATTGCACCATGGCTGGCTCATTTACTACCTCCATCAAAGGTACAATGGCCAAGTGTTGGTTTCCTCCCTCTATTTGCAGAGAGAGTAAAGTTAAACAAGCCTCAAATCCAATGAATTAAGACATTTGAAATTACTATCTCTAAAACTCCCATTTTATAAGGAAGCTGGCAAAAACAGCTATAGCCATTATATTCTAATTtctgatttaaataaatagaattttaatttgtttggTGACCTAATAGTAAGGAACAAAGAACCCTAAACTTTTTCTACTTTTGccttaaaatttacattttcttatttctcctgaaaatgagtaaaattgtatttttaattagtcTTTATCAAGTGTTTCTTCTAGCACTCTGAATTGCATGCACAAACTAAAATTTCTAAGTGCTTGGAAGACTATTTTTGGCAGCAGCAAGTAATATTCATTTTGATGAAGCTTTACCAGCATACTGTCATTGAGACATAATTAAGTTGGTACATATTGAATTTTAGTCTTGTTATTCTTCATTAGACATGGTAAACACATTCCATTTGGATTGTAGTATCTGTGTGGATAAATATGCATCTtgacaaagttattttttttactagaatGTATAATTGATGTGTACCTTTTAAAATAAGGCATATAATCTTATAACCAAAATGAAAGTACAAAACTGGTATCTCTCTAATGCTTTTACTTTAATAGAGAACAATTTCATGATTTTCCCAAGAGAACCACCTCTCTGGAAACAGTTATAAATACCTAGTATAGTTTTATAGCTCCACCATGTGTAAATTTAAGGGTAATATCCaattataagtaataaaaataccatTGCTAAGATACAAGCcttaacattagaaaaaaagagacgTTTTCCCCAGTTGTTTTATACAAATGAACTTTCGCAATAgtatgaaaacttaaaatatgtttttattatggaTTTGGTGGTTTTGGATGAATGAAAATACATTATCATAAGTTTTAGCTTACTAGTTAAGGAACACTTTGCAGTTTGAATTCTGGTATATAAGAACTATGTTTCTTAAGTTTGGGTATATAAAACATatcatgttaattttatatttaaaaatcctgtAAATTAGTGCATTTCTGTTCTCCTAAAACAATCAAACTTTTCAAATGGAGAGTACACAAACAAAGCATTCTTCCAGAAGAATGGATGATTACCTTCTCTCAGAGCTTTGGTATTTCCACATTTTCCTGGTTTATTACATCCTTGTCCATATTTCCATCATAAATAACTACAATAGGGATAACAAGATACTTTCcccattaaaaaatttaaggagAGAAGCTcactttaaaaggaataaaacttTTCTACTAACCACAAATGAACCAACCAACCAACTTAACATCGGAATATGTAGTCAAGCCATTTGTAtcctattcattcattatttcaatAGGCACTTAGTAATTAAACAGTGTAGAAGGCTCAAAAATATGCAAAGTAAAAACATAGTGTCCTTTAAAGTGTTTTTAGCCTACTTATCCTAATAGGAAAACAGATGCTTATTTAAGGAGAGAAACTATGTGAAGACAAATGACATTTCACTCATTACTAGAATGATTAGGTATCATTTTGGTTGTTCATATCACATGTCACCAATGTATTGGCGTAGTTGGAAATATGTGTGTATTAATTATTATACTGTGTTGCACTTTTCAGAAATAACCAAACAAGACCGTAACTCCTGAAATTATCTTCCTCTTTGTAAGGGTTAACATTGACTTCCATTACTGGTTTTAGAACTATATTACTAAAAGCCTGATACCATTTAATAAGTTATCAAGAAGTTATTTACAATTCTGAAGAAACAATATGATtcaatataaaatagataaaaataatatcctACTTTTCTTAAACtttgaaaatagcttttatttataaaaaaatttgcTCAAGGATTTAATTAGTTGAAGTACATGACATATTCCAATGTACTTAAGAAAAATTGCATTAGGGCCATTCAAAGAAGTGGTCATCTATGATTTGTggtagatttcttaaaaaaaacaaagatgatccAGTAGTGATACTGAAGAAAATTCTCATATGGTATAGTCCATTATAACCAGAGTTTTATAAATATAGAGTTATATAGATCTTCTTAATGACAGATGCCTGAACATATCAACCAAATGTGTTATGCTTTTTACACCAAAGTTCCCTTAAATTAGTACCTCTAATAATTGTTCCAAAATTAGCCAACAAAAATGCTTTTGCTTATAAATATCTTATACATTTGAGGAAATCTACAGATAAATCTTGGTTCAGGAGGGGCTAAATTTGTAGTATAATGTCATCAAAATGGATTAACTGAAGTGACCAgaagttttcatattttcatctcAAATGGTCTACCCAGtgtatcatttcctttctgatcATAGAGccattaaaatacatgaatagtTTTAACTCTTCTGCTTAATATTCATTGAAATAAATCTTAGTTAAACCCAACTTTTAGGCATATTTAGGTATATAATACCCGCATACTCCAGATAATCAGTGATGTCCTGccttgtagtttcttttttttttttttttttttttttaattttatttatttatgatagtcatacagagagaaagagagaggcagagacacaggcagagggagaagcaggctccatgcgccgggagcccgacgtgggattcgatcccgggtctccaggatcgcgccctgggccaaaggcaggcgccaaaccgctgcgccacccagggatccctgtagtttCTTAATTAAATATGGATACAAATAGATAAacagtttttctctttctagctTTTTAGGGATATGCTGTGTTTCGTTACAGTGGGAGACATGTTTTCTGGGGATTTTCAATCTAAGATACAATAAACCATCTACTTTCCAAATATACTGTCAACTTACTTAAGGTCTGTTCATTGTTAAACTGCTTTACTGAGATCATCTATGGCACCAAGCCTTTCCATAAAGTCACTCCTTTATATATCAATTTGatcatatttctttataataatgaAGTGGTTCCATGGTGTTCTATTGCTAGATTTGTTGTTAGATAAGATAGGGTCCTGAAAGTGTTTAATTGAAATACAGTGATATGAGTTGGAATCTCCTTTTGGAATGAATTAGTAAAAAGATCTCAAATTGAATGTAACTAAATATTGAACAAATTAAAAAGTTCCTCTTGCTAACAAGGTGAAGTGCCCATTGCTCTCTGAATAGTTTGGGAAAAAACAACTGTTGGTTTATTAAAAGATCAAATTCTCAGACTGAATTCAGCATTCTTCTTTATATCTACACCAAGTGTAGTTTTCTGAGCCAACCACAAACTTACAATGACCCAGGTGAGCAACCCAAAGGAAAACCAGTTACCGCAAGCTCAAAGTAAAGTCAGCTTTATTACTGCCTCTATTGCAGAAAATCCGTTCCAATGACCTTCTTTCTGTAGgagtttcaaaattatatattttccctGATGCCTCAAGGGTATTTGGCCCAGCCCCCTTAAGTGTAACCACAGGATCAACGATGAATCTTATCTGGGCAGATAGAGAAAAATAGACCAAATCAACTTGAGTCCAAAAATTGGTGGAGACTGAGGAGAACTTTATCACTCAACATCACGAATCTTCAATAATCGACTAAAGAGACATTTTGTTCTCAAAAGgatttcatcagattttcaaatCTCAGAAATGTTTGCTACAATGACACCAGTGCAGATACGGTACATTCAACAGCTTGTAGGATCTGTCAGTCTCCCATGTTTTCCAGGTTTGAAAAAAACTGAGGCAGTTGTGTCTGAATTTATTTCATCTTCTACTTGAGGGACAATTAGTAAactacattttccaaaatttttaagtCTGAGTTTGGATGTATTAAGTATCAAAtacaataaatatgaaatgatTAAGTAAGGTatgaaatttcagtttttatctcTCATGAGTGATGTCAACCAATCCACTTCTAAAGATACCTGGATTCATTAAGTGGAATGTTTATGGGATAGAAACTGCTGACCCAGTGTAATAGAGTCCctcaataaaatgaagaatgtgGATAAGAAGGTAGCAGCAAGAGAGGATCATATTGGTggtgaagacaaagaaaataatgttatattgTGGAATTATAAACATGATTGCAGTGATCTTCACTTTTTTATCATATTATTAAATCTTAATATGTTCTGGCTGGTCCAAGcccatttgtaaaagaaaaataattcttctatGCCATCCTTTGTACTTCCTGACCTGCCCCTATCTCATCACatacatgcacacgcacacacacaaaattacagACTTTTCAAAGTTTCAAATACCAAGAATAAGCACCCTGTATTAACAAATGCTCACTTATTCACCACCAGCTTCTGTTTTTCCCATTCTGAGGTCACTCTAACACCCTAATATACTAGACCCATCTAG
The Vulpes vulpes isolate BD-2025 chromosome X, VulVul3, whole genome shotgun sequence genome window above contains:
- the LOC140596112 gene encoding uncharacterized protein, which gives rise to MAQSFHLLPQHPTVTSSPTEVRVWIEGLDYSFLAYGEIFERAEINGEKLLNITRQKLKELGIIQTDHQDIILKAVANICKKDKVEEQDMQGEDQNDKKMPTRLRKQTEHLEHAIDRVLVMISERRRARSLHGTNEQPPHNILTAALELINMVKMILNILERPPFDCMSEFSSLKSHLIKLITLLKHFSEQSDLSYEMESDMIDVCKNVNKICHYIIALPPDVIGPETQITEFLTPEEEVSRVQVPVTTTSSSSKHIFSLQHVSLPIEIASDKFGYFSLKRLNSPSNERAVMSNDEGSKSETEVSDTKISETSVGSLDDRSLQDLTIIENDTLPLESGSERCMIDSDSDRGIGLDSDLEEHSKDSGSIIWGMDSDSEKCPMDSNSMKYLLEAEKWQMASGSVKDVMESEQQLEGIEQYQVDFDPLKYWMDSDSEKYLADSDSEKYALNSDSERPEMDSDSEKCPTASASVKHLLKAEKCQIALDSVKRLIESEKRSIETKEHWMLSDSKRSVMDPDLDGDGMDSASASGVLLMVEEKHQKEIRSKRYVMDSDSEPCEMDSDSEKYGLASAAVKCVLDAKTFQLSTDTEEHWMDSWSEERTMDLDSESLGAVSDAVEHVLKAEHCQRASDLERFWMGLRFESKRFLTDSEKQKSDFDSGRHWDSYGRYQFRSERLQRSSGKLKDGLQKHQDSFERHQIDSNSEKYLAKSEIKKYQDEFESETQMMEMEKEQCLIFENKKLPMDEERERYIIWPDSEQEHKTVSDNERHDIDSENEAQQLGARKKGNRPQGFWRPIFLSPPIGQGKKTEEQNSVQQIDNRGVSRIQLVRYLSDDKIVRFKEVSPRLSDNQKSQKKLKEKHSHSLSPNPNTFMDNKHHRNTRHKISICKIRCRDYRFSQSFQSSQSQMNPIPLLKAEDYTSEVLTPACHPVSMIPWPAAHPKTQRNTTYSLDTGAPICSKCSMEINNSPFHKCLVNSDDDSDPDSSLHLQIPLDSKYSLSPKSLRHHKTSRNSPLSRSLDPKHPVGIHCPLHREDSKYSLGSTSYLHCESCSAFQNLIGSTVTSTFPMNPQNNMGHHCTPGSNNDINTSNVPGLENEGKFNLHASLESEGKFNLTAKLENEANPDSETKLISARNLKDKANAKEKLLLKDEIDHEDKTDSEDEKDPEDETDSEDDNNTKDKKDPKDKSDPDDSDPKDSNAGNDAERNNGSDPSGGADPPNGADSNSDGGSNNGTDSNGKPDSNIDNANNNDANSKYSVDSDGEKHTNNSDNTSGLDSGVDEDCTANSINGTNTNYTSELQNGTGLDYSSDSNNGAGPNNRLGSKINRSGLQNNGPDPQNFRSGPNIPEPINNGSGPNISCPASNNNSLSPNNNVPGLKIDSDSNYNVRPSNAISHNIAVSSNKYADSMCDTKPTIVTDHNYGAVPNCNSDLDCISRFTHAIGSSLLFKSNYNARNSYAVRPSSTVTTVNVTDTSYTTSCSGAISPSYTAGTSCKSGTNYDPRLTHVFVSNFVSNPNYDATNIHNLYNSTNTININNLSEPELEISTSSYIAKIVHGNSPTFAASTNYTSTPENLTTSEFSDLSKLGINSTVFDNHKFGAGLNDFAGSVDSASLKHITESKDVLDAKESGFIKDFSRVQNPIGTKDPTNLNFYSNSSILLPSFDIIIEAEPPNVVKFALSSGAVNQFFKVSLYKCRL